One genomic window of Paraburkholderia phytofirmans PsJN includes the following:
- a CDS encoding MBL fold metallo-hydrolase: MPTEVVTHRVGDARITRVSETRFPLAPAVLYPEWAPSAADELSRCLSTASLDLERNEVMLSVHTWVVQMDGLTVLIDTGIGNFKERPFSKLFHQLDNPYLERLAEAGILPTQVDEVLLTHLHADHVGWNTQWLDGRWQPTFPNAQYVFSQAEQDFFATPAGDSRRMVFEDSIVPVIESGQVATIPAEGGTWREGIVFHPTPGHSAGHMSISIRSRGEEALFTGDVMHNPIQVYRPEWSSTFCLEAATARESRQWALNYAADRDAILFTAHFPQTSAGRVTRAADGFEWAYLDAAR; this comes from the coding sequence ATGCCGACCGAGGTTGTTACGCACCGGGTAGGCGACGCGCGCATCACCCGCGTCAGCGAAACCCGTTTTCCGTTGGCGCCCGCCGTGCTTTATCCCGAGTGGGCGCCGTCCGCCGCCGATGAATTGAGCCGCTGTTTGTCGACGGCAAGTCTCGATCTCGAACGCAACGAGGTGATGCTGAGCGTGCACACCTGGGTCGTGCAAATGGACGGCCTGACCGTGCTGATCGACACGGGCATCGGCAATTTCAAAGAGAGGCCGTTCAGCAAGCTGTTCCATCAACTCGACAACCCATACCTCGAACGCCTCGCCGAAGCGGGTATCCTGCCCACGCAGGTGGACGAGGTGCTGCTCACGCATCTGCACGCGGACCATGTCGGCTGGAACACGCAGTGGCTCGACGGCCGCTGGCAGCCGACGTTCCCGAACGCGCAATACGTGTTTTCGCAAGCGGAGCAGGATTTCTTCGCGACCCCAGCGGGCGACAGCCGCCGGATGGTCTTCGAAGACAGCATCGTGCCGGTGATTGAATCCGGCCAGGTCGCGACGATTCCCGCCGAAGGCGGCACGTGGCGCGAAGGTATCGTGTTTCATCCCACGCCGGGGCATAGCGCCGGTCATATGTCGATTTCGATCCGCTCGCGCGGCGAGGAGGCGCTCTTTACCGGCGATGTGATGCATAACCCCATTCAGGTCTACCGGCCGGAATGGAGCTCGACCTTCTGCCTGGAGGCAGCGACGGCGCGCGAGTCGCGGCAGTGGGCGCTGAACTACGCGGCCGATCGCGACGCGATACTCTTCACCGCGCATTTCCCGCAGACATCGGCGGGGCGTGTGACGCGGGCCGCCGACGGCTTCGAATGGGCGTACCTCGACGCCGCGCGATGA
- a CDS encoding mechanosensitive ion channel family protein, with product MRKLFPIWLVFLLAFIAAPVFAATAPAAPASSASGVGVTLTPEQARQALAVLNDPKRRAQVADTLQAIAAAGALSAPPASAPAAASAPTAASGAAALVPAAFKSNGLASQLARQGAHWAVHLGTSLRSSIAALLDVASVRAWWNWQSTNPQARAVLGHVAWSLLAALIPALVLEWLARRLLRRAYRALAARRELEEEDDAARADLPVDVAPQPADAPNAAPPLPASPASPVSAAQAQAEAAPAGTSAATKAKGKVNEAKGKQNAKHHWTLLRRLPRALLTMVLRLLPLVVFVGAASALMSIFTDDGTPQDRALDSLVDIYVLCRVIVIVSGFFLQPAAPRLRLLRMSDAWAAFMQRWVVRIVSVVGAGSAIAEIAQSLGLNDAAHLALMKVVALAGHVLISILLLQCANPVGELIRKRVAERKSLEIVGNVFAEVWAWAAVFVVMALWFVWALDVQNGYHALLHLGGISLAVLVGARVVSIVVFGALARLFNVQDDATKSLVHLHAYRYYPLLRRVVAWVIGVVTALALLQVWGVHVVDLFRTGTIGHRLASAIITIGVAAVIALLVWEGVNVSVEQRLDRWTASGDLVRAARLRTLLPMLRSALFCAIALVVVLTGLSELGVNIGPLLAGASIFGVALGFGSQKLVQDFITGIFLLMENAMQVGDWVTLAGVSGTVEYLSIRTVRLRGGDGSLYTVPFSSVSTVNNTNRGIGNAAVKVNIVFGQDVDLAIDTLKEIGAALREDDKFKDGILSDFSFWGVDALDGSAITLAGQIQCRDSARWGVQREFNRRILFQFQERGIEIANPQRNLLTWDPESAPARIEADDAHKDGPGSSSTTQNESPASAPSTDAADAGGKADAPVEDQLPVDPKPAGGPGTPANPGSTSPHE from the coding sequence ATGCGCAAACTATTCCCAATCTGGCTTGTCTTCCTCCTCGCTTTCATCGCCGCGCCGGTTTTCGCCGCCACCGCGCCGGCCGCGCCCGCATCGTCGGCTTCCGGCGTCGGCGTCACGCTGACGCCCGAGCAGGCCCGCCAGGCACTCGCCGTCCTCAATGATCCCAAGCGCCGCGCGCAAGTCGCCGACACGCTGCAGGCCATCGCCGCCGCCGGCGCGCTGAGCGCGCCGCCCGCTTCCGCGCCCGCGGCCGCCTCGGCGCCCACCGCGGCAAGCGGCGCCGCCGCGCTCGTGCCGGCGGCGTTCAAGTCGAACGGCCTCGCCTCGCAACTGGCCCGTCAGGGCGCGCACTGGGCCGTCCACCTCGGTACGTCGTTGCGCAGTTCGATCGCCGCATTGCTCGACGTCGCCTCGGTCCGCGCCTGGTGGAACTGGCAGTCGACCAACCCGCAAGCGCGCGCCGTGCTCGGCCACGTCGCCTGGTCGCTGCTGGCCGCGCTGATTCCCGCGCTCGTGCTCGAATGGCTCGCGCGCCGCCTGCTGCGCCGCGCATACCGGGCGCTGGCCGCGCGCCGCGAACTGGAAGAGGAAGACGACGCCGCGCGCGCCGACCTGCCCGTCGACGTCGCGCCCCAACCCGCCGACGCGCCGAACGCCGCGCCGCCCTTGCCCGCTTCTCCGGCTTCGCCGGTCAGCGCGGCGCAGGCACAAGCCGAGGCCGCGCCGGCAGGTACCTCGGCCGCCACGAAGGCTAAAGGCAAGGTCAACGAAGCCAAAGGCAAACAGAACGCCAAACACCACTGGACGCTCCTGCGCCGCCTGCCGCGCGCGCTCCTGACGATGGTGCTGCGGCTGCTGCCGCTGGTAGTGTTCGTCGGCGCGGCGAGCGCGCTCATGTCGATCTTCACCGACGACGGCACGCCGCAAGATCGCGCGCTCGATTCGCTGGTCGATATCTACGTGCTGTGCCGGGTGATCGTGATTGTCAGCGGTTTCTTCCTGCAGCCGGCCGCGCCGCGTTTGCGCCTGCTGCGCATGAGCGATGCGTGGGCCGCCTTCATGCAGCGCTGGGTGGTGCGGATCGTCAGCGTGGTGGGCGCAGGTTCCGCGATCGCGGAGATCGCGCAGTCGCTCGGCCTGAACGACGCGGCGCATCTCGCCTTGATGAAAGTGGTTGCGCTCGCCGGCCACGTCCTGATTTCGATTCTGCTGCTGCAATGCGCGAACCCGGTCGGCGAACTGATCCGCAAGCGCGTCGCCGAGCGCAAATCGCTGGAGATCGTCGGCAATGTCTTCGCCGAGGTCTGGGCGTGGGCCGCGGTGTTCGTCGTGATGGCGCTGTGGTTCGTCTGGGCGCTCGACGTGCAGAACGGCTATCACGCGCTGCTGCACCTCGGCGGCATTTCGCTGGCGGTGCTCGTGGGCGCGCGGGTCGTGTCGATCGTGGTGTTCGGGGCGCTGGCCCGGCTCTTCAATGTGCAGGACGACGCGACGAAGTCGCTCGTGCATCTGCATGCGTACCGCTATTACCCGCTGCTGCGCCGTGTGGTGGCGTGGGTGATCGGCGTCGTGACCGCGCTCGCGTTGTTGCAGGTGTGGGGCGTGCATGTGGTCGACCTGTTCCGTACGGGCACGATCGGGCACCGGCTCGCATCGGCGATCATCACGATCGGCGTGGCCGCCGTGATCGCGCTGCTCGTGTGGGAAGGCGTCAATGTCTCCGTCGAACAGCGGCTCGACCGCTGGACCGCCAGTGGCGACCTCGTACGCGCCGCACGCTTGCGCACCCTGTTGCCGATGCTGCGCAGCGCGCTCTTCTGCGCGATCGCGCTGGTGGTGGTGCTGACTGGTTTGAGCGAACTCGGCGTGAACATCGGGCCGCTGCTCGCGGGCGCGAGTATCTTCGGCGTGGCGCTCGGTTTCGGCTCGCAAAAGCTGGTGCAGGATTTCATCACCGGCATTTTTCTGTTGATGGAAAACGCGATGCAGGTCGGCGACTGGGTCACGCTCGCGGGCGTGTCCGGCACCGTCGAATACCTGTCGATCCGCACCGTGCGGCTGCGCGGCGGCGACGGCTCGCTCTACACCGTGCCGTTCAGTTCGGTGTCGACGGTGAACAACACGAATCGTGGCATCGGCAATGCGGCGGTGAAGGTCAACATCGTGTTCGGGCAGGATGTCGATCTCGCCATCGACACCTTGAAAGAAATCGGCGCCGCCTTGCGCGAGGACGACAAGTTCAAGGACGGCATTCTGTCGGACTTCAGCTTCTGGGGCGTCGATGCGCTTGACGGCTCCGCCATCACGCTGGCCGGGCAAATTCAGTGCCGCGACAGCGCGCGCTGGGGCGTGCAGCGCGAATTCAACCGGCGCATCCTGTTCCAGTTCCAGGAGCGCGGCATCGAGATCGCGAACCCGCAGCGCAATCTGTTGACGTGGGATCCGGAAAGCGCGCCGGCCAGGATCGAAGCGGACGACGCGCACAAAGACGGACCGGGCTCATCAAGCACAACGCAGAACGAATCGCCCGCCTCAGCGCCGTCCACCGACGCCGCCGATGCCGGCGGCAAAGCCGACGCGCCGGTGGAAGACCAGTTGCCCGTCGATCCTAAGCCGGCTGGCGGCCCAGGAACGCCAGCAAATCCTGGTTCAACCTCTCCGCATGAGTGA
- a CDS encoding ATP-dependent DNA helicase: MTYVVAVRAMCEFTARRGDLDLRFTPAPTSLEGMAGHVTVAGRRASGYETEITLTGTHRNLTVRGRADGYDPVANRVEEVKTHRGDLERMPANHRTLHWAQALVYGHLLCRMRELTELTVALVYFDIGTQKEVLLTQTHTARELEIFFVGQCECFLDWAVQEEAHRAARNAALGALQFPHGQFRSGQRELAVSVYRAARDGKPLMAQAPTGIGKTLATIFPLLKACAADQIERIFFLTAKTPGRALALDAIETLHQGATRLPLRTLELVARDKACEHPDKACNGESCPLARGFYDRLDAARGAALAGPRLDRAAVREAALANEVCPYYLAQELARWADVVVGDYNYYYDSSAMLYALTQINQWRVGVLVDEAHNLLDRARRMYSASLDQATFRLARKTAPAALRKPLERLHREWNAVKRAQTAPYQVYAEVPGKLLSAAQNLIGAVTDQLAEAPLSIDEASLRFFFDAMHFVALAEQFGEHSIFDITLATDRYAPRDKTNATLCVRNVIPAPFLAPRYAAARTTVMFSGTLNPHHFYRDTLGLPEQTQWLDVEGPFRAEQLQVRVAGNVSTRWRDRERSLMPIVDLIAKQYAAQPGNYLGFLSSFEYLQRVVALMRERHPDLPVWAQEPGMDETARDAFLARFRTMSQGVGFAVLGGAFSEGVDLVGQQLIGAFIATLGLPQMNEINEQMRRTMETRFGNGYDYMYLYPGLQKVVQAAGRVIRTEQDQGVVHLIDDRYRRPEVRRLLPRWWDVQ; the protein is encoded by the coding sequence ATGACCTACGTGGTCGCCGTGCGGGCGATGTGCGAGTTCACCGCGAGGCGTGGCGATCTGGATCTGCGCTTCACGCCCGCGCCGACCTCGCTCGAAGGCATGGCGGGCCACGTGACCGTGGCCGGCCGGCGCGCGAGCGGCTACGAAACCGAGATCACGCTGACCGGCACGCACCGCAATCTGACCGTGCGCGGGCGCGCCGACGGCTACGATCCCGTCGCGAACCGCGTGGAAGAGGTCAAGACGCATCGCGGCGATCTCGAACGCATGCCAGCCAATCACCGCACGCTGCACTGGGCGCAGGCGCTCGTCTACGGTCATCTGCTGTGCCGGATGCGGGAGCTAACGGAGTTGACCGTAGCGCTGGTGTACTTCGATATCGGCACGCAGAAAGAGGTACTGCTGACGCAAACGCACACCGCGCGCGAGCTGGAAATTTTCTTCGTCGGACAATGCGAGTGCTTTCTCGATTGGGCGGTGCAGGAAGAAGCGCATCGGGCCGCGCGTAACGCGGCGCTCGGCGCGCTGCAGTTTCCGCACGGGCAGTTTCGCAGTGGGCAGCGCGAGCTGGCGGTGTCGGTGTATCGCGCGGCGCGCGACGGCAAGCCTTTGATGGCGCAAGCGCCGACCGGCATCGGCAAGACGCTCGCGACGATTTTCCCCTTGCTCAAGGCGTGCGCTGCGGACCAGATCGAGCGGATATTCTTTCTGACCGCCAAGACGCCGGGCCGCGCGCTGGCATTGGACGCGATCGAAACACTCCATCAAGGCGCCACGCGTCTGCCGTTGAGAACCCTTGAACTGGTCGCGCGCGACAAAGCCTGCGAGCATCCCGACAAAGCCTGCAACGGCGAATCCTGTCCGCTCGCGCGCGGCTTCTACGACCGGCTCGACGCGGCCCGCGGCGCGGCGCTGGCCGGTCCGCGGCTCGACCGCGCGGCGGTGCGCGAAGCGGCGCTCGCCAACGAGGTCTGTCCGTACTATCTGGCGCAGGAACTGGCGCGCTGGGCCGACGTGGTGGTCGGCGACTACAACTACTACTACGACAGCAGCGCAATGCTGTACGCGCTTACGCAGATCAACCAGTGGCGCGTCGGCGTGCTGGTGGACGAGGCGCACAATCTGCTCGACCGCGCGCGGCGCATGTACAGCGCGTCGCTCGATCAGGCCACGTTCCGGCTCGCGCGCAAGACGGCGCCGGCCGCCTTGCGCAAGCCGCTGGAGCGGCTGCACCGCGAGTGGAACGCCGTCAAGCGCGCGCAGACCGCGCCCTATCAGGTGTATGCCGAGGTCCCCGGCAAACTGCTCTCGGCCGCGCAGAATCTGATCGGCGCCGTCACCGATCAACTGGCGGAAGCACCGCTTTCCATCGACGAAGCGTCGCTGCGTTTTTTCTTCGACGCGATGCATTTCGTCGCGCTGGCCGAGCAGTTCGGCGAGCATTCAATCTTCGATATCACGCTCGCCACAGACCGTTACGCGCCGCGCGACAAAACGAATGCCACGCTGTGCGTGCGCAACGTGATTCCCGCGCCGTTTCTCGCGCCTCGCTACGCGGCCGCGCGCACCACGGTGATGTTCTCCGGCACGCTCAACCCGCATCATTTCTATCGCGACACGCTTGGCCTCCCAGAACAGACCCAATGGCTCGACGTGGAAGGGCCTTTTCGCGCCGAGCAGTTGCAGGTGCGCGTGGCCGGCAACGTATCGACGCGTTGGCGCGACCGCGAGCGTTCCCTCATGCCGATCGTCGATCTGATCGCGAAGCAATACGCGGCGCAGCCGGGCAACTATCTGGGCTTTCTGAGCAGCTTCGAGTATCTGCAGCGCGTGGTCGCGCTGATGCGCGAGCGGCATCCGGATTTGCCGGTCTGGGCGCAGGAACCCGGCATGGACGAAACGGCGCGCGACGCTTTTCTCGCGCGTTTTCGCACCATGAGCCAGGGTGTGGGCTTCGCGGTGCTCGGCGGCGCATTTTCGGAAGGCGTCGATCTGGTCGGCCAGCAATTGATCGGCGCGTTCATCGCCACGCTCGGTCTGCCGCAGATGAACGAGATCAACGAACAGATGCGTCGCACGATGGAGACGAGGTTCGGCAACGGCTACGACTACATGTATCTGTACCCAGGCTTGCAGAAAGTGGTGCAGGCGGCCGGACGCGTGATTCGCACGGAGCAGGACCAGGGCGTGGTGCACCTGATCGACGACCGCTATCGGCGGCCGGAAGTGCGGCGCTTGCTGCCACGCTGGTGGGACGTGCAATAG
- a CDS encoding VRR-NUC domain-containing protein: protein MATTASPYALYYLLNFERALAWLAQRYDDLFDAREQEFLREFAALPRSSRALLVRMLMRKGTLFRASRLSYDEIGCPVQAAAPIAALGWVDAQPRLTLDELFALTTRAGLMEIFADAIAMIPGARSLRKPDLLETLRPFYAGESDEQDATARPLSAWHSRTDDRVFHVTIAPLCERLRLMFFGNLQQEWSEFVLADLGVFQYEKVAFAPSSRAFQQRADVDVYLALHACREALECLPGDETEAVAVEEIVAAVAAIETGNPWLETRRAKLLFRIGCLCERRQNWAAALAVYERCAWPGARHRRMRVLERSERFDDAFALASQAAAAPESEEEAQRVARMLPRLQRKRGEPVARARAARPVERSMLVLPRPAAPTPVEYVARDHLTCEAAPVHYVENALINSLFGLLCWEPVFAALPGAFFHPFQRGPADLHAPDFHARRAEQFAACLEQLDSGVYRETIVRHLHGKAGLQSPFVFWGLLTPELVALALDCLPAAHLKLWFERLLRDVRGNRSGLPDLIRFWPAERRYELIEVKGPGDRLQDNQIRWLAYCAQHGMPVRVLDVRWADEAVVAEGGAAEDAAEVAVEAVSEATLETAINATIDLAAEAATKATIEVATKPATKPATKTTITPTSEARA, encoded by the coding sequence GTGGCAACAACTGCTTCTCCCTACGCTCTCTACTATCTGCTGAACTTCGAACGCGCCCTGGCGTGGCTCGCGCAGCGTTACGACGATCTGTTCGACGCACGCGAGCAAGAGTTTCTGCGCGAGTTCGCCGCGTTGCCTCGGTCATCGCGCGCGTTGCTGGTTCGCATGCTGATGCGCAAAGGCACGCTATTCCGCGCAAGCCGCCTGTCTTACGACGAGATCGGCTGCCCGGTGCAGGCGGCGGCGCCGATCGCGGCCCTCGGCTGGGTCGACGCCCAACCGAGGCTCACGCTGGACGAATTGTTCGCGCTCACCACGCGTGCCGGGTTGATGGAGATATTCGCGGATGCCATCGCGATGATTCCGGGTGCGCGGAGCCTGCGCAAGCCGGATCTGCTGGAAACCTTGCGCCCGTTTTATGCAGGTGAAAGCGACGAGCAAGACGCGACGGCGCGTCCGCTTTCGGCATGGCATAGTCGAACGGACGACCGCGTTTTTCATGTGACGATCGCGCCGCTTTGCGAACGCTTGCGGTTGATGTTCTTCGGCAATTTGCAGCAGGAATGGTCGGAGTTTGTGCTCGCCGATCTCGGTGTATTCCAGTACGAGAAAGTGGCGTTCGCGCCTTCATCGCGCGCGTTTCAGCAGCGCGCGGACGTCGACGTTTATCTGGCGTTGCACGCATGCCGTGAAGCGCTCGAATGCTTACCCGGTGACGAGACGGAAGCCGTCGCAGTCGAAGAGATCGTCGCCGCTGTCGCCGCCATCGAAACTGGCAACCCCTGGCTCGAAACCCGGCGCGCGAAACTGTTGTTCCGCATCGGCTGCCTGTGCGAGCGCCGGCAGAACTGGGCGGCCGCGCTCGCCGTTTATGAGCGTTGCGCGTGGCCCGGCGCGCGTCATCGGCGCATGCGGGTGCTGGAACGCAGCGAGCGTTTCGACGATGCTTTCGCGCTCGCATCGCAAGCCGCCGCCGCGCCGGAGAGCGAAGAAGAGGCGCAACGCGTTGCGCGCATGCTGCCGCGTTTGCAGCGCAAGCGCGGCGAACCGGTCGCTCGTGCACGCGCCGCTCGGCCGGTCGAGCGCAGCATGCTCGTGTTGCCGCGACCCGCGGCGCCGACGCCGGTCGAATACGTGGCCCGCGATCATTTGACGTGCGAGGCCGCGCCGGTGCATTACGTCGAGAACGCGCTGATCAACTCGTTGTTCGGGCTGTTGTGTTGGGAGCCGGTTTTCGCGGCGTTGCCCGGCGCGTTTTTTCATCCGTTCCAGCGCGGTCCCGCCGATCTGCACGCGCCGGACTTTCATGCGCGCCGCGCTGAGCAGTTCGCCGCGTGTCTCGAACAACTCGATAGCGGTGTCTATCGCGAGACGATTGTGCGGCATCTGCATGGCAAGGCGGGGCTGCAATCGCCGTTCGTGTTCTGGGGGCTGCTTACGCCGGAGTTGGTTGCGTTGGCGCTCGACTGTCTGCCGGCCGCGCATCTGAAGCTGTGGTTCGAACGCTTGCTGCGCGATGTGCGCGGCAATCGGTCCGGCTTGCCGGACCTGATCCGCTTCTGGCCGGCCGAACGCCGCTATGAGTTGATCGAAGTGAAGGGCCCGGGCGACCGTTTGCAGGACAACCAGATTCGCTGGCTCGCGTATTGCGCGCAGCACGGCATGCCGGTGCGCGTGCTCGATGTGCGCTGGGCCGATGAAGCGGTAGTCGCGGAAGGTGGCGCGGCGGAAGATGCCGCCGAAGTCGCCGTCGAAGCTGTCTCTGAGGCCACCTTGGAAACCGCCATCAACGCCACTATCGACCTTGCTGCCGAGGCCGCGACAAAAGCCACTATCGAGGTCGCCACCAAACCCGCCACAAAACCCGCCACAAAAACCACCATCACCCCCACTTCCGAGGCCCGCGCATGA